From Treponema sp. OMZ 787:
AAGGTTCAGTGATTTTTGATCTTACATTAAGAAATTCAAAATTTCCAGATTTAAACCTATCATTAGGAAAAACAATCAAAGCATTACCACGAATAAAAAACTCATTAAAAATATACAATCTAAAAAATAAATTATTTGATAACTGGACTAAAGAAGAAATAGAACAATTTAAGATGAAAAAATATGGTCCTAACGAATTTGTTGGTCCAAGATATATATGGGAAAAATTTCCATATAAAAAAGAAACTGAGTTTGAAACACCTACTATATTCATTGAAGATAATACAACAGATTCTATACAAAAACGACAAAGTCAACTTCTCGCTTTATTACAAACCCAAAATAAATCCCGCGGTTAGTTGATTTGTGCGGTTTTTTGAAAATATGCGGGCAATTACTGCTCGACGTATCAGAGCGGACAAGGATGTCCGTGGTTCTAAGCTACAGCAAGTTTTTTCGTCAGAAAAACTTGTCGTTGAACAGCGTACACGGACGTACGCTGTTCAACAGGCCTGTGGGTACTTTTTTGTTCGTGCCTTGTACTTACCTCGCCTATTTTCAAAAAGGAGTGATGTCTTCCTTCCCCAAAAACCGATTTTTATAGAGCCTTTATCTCTTCAATGGAAAGGCCTGTTCCTTCAGCTATTTTATCAATATCAAAACCAAACTGCTTAAAAGCCTTAGCCGTTTCAAGTTTGGTTTGATAGGCTCCCTGAGATATACCCTGTTGTATTCCAATTCTTAGACTTTCTTCTCTCTGTACTGCAATATCTGTATCGTAATCATATTCGGCTACTAACATATTTATAATTTTTCTATTTCCGCTTGAGTAAGCCCTGTACCCTCAGCAATTTTTGCTATCGGTATACCCATTTTCTTAAAAGCTAAAGCTGTTTTTATTACTCCATCGGAAAAGCCTCGCTTAATACCCTGTTCAATACCCTGTTCAATACCTTGTTCAATACCTTGTTCAATACCCTGTTGTATTCCTTGTTGTATTCCAATTCTTAGACTTTCTTCTCTCTGTACTGCAATGTCTGTATCGTAATCATATTCGGCTACTAACATATTTATTACCTCCCGTGATTTTCTCATTAAATATTCTTTTAAGATTCCTTTTTCTATACATATTTTTACTGCATTTGTAAAGCCGTTTTCAGGATCAAGTTGTGTTTGATTTCTTACCTCTTCTACAAAGAGGCTGTATTCTTCAAGCGGTTTGCAGAATGTTAAGATTTTGTTTGCCTTATCTGTATTGATGTTTAAAACCTGTACTGTCAATTCCAGCGGTACCTGTTCAGGTTTTGTAATAAAGGCATCAGATAACTTTAGAAGTATACTTTCAGGGTAGTCTTCTTTGCCGTTATAAAAAACATAGAATTCCGGCGTAGGTATTTTAGACAATTTTCTTAAATATCTGTCAGTCGGTGCTTGCAGTTTTTCATAGAGCCTTGCTATATATTCTAAAAAACGTAAAGGCATATTTTCGTTTATAGTTGACTGATGTTCAGCTAACACGATGATTTTACCGTCTACAAGACAGGAAACATCGTTTATTATGTTCATATACATGACATTATCGAGCCTTATATTTTCTACAGGACAAGACATTTGCAGGTTTGTTCCGTGCAAAGCGTTATATAACGATAAAAAGTTTTCTTTCGCTTTTTCGTCTTCCGAGAAAAGATCAACGAAGACCGAGTCTTTATATTTTCTGTTTGCCGTACTCATAGCTGCTTCCTCACTGGTTGTATTATATCATATATGAGAAGGTTTTTAAAGGGTATTGACAGTGTATTTTTGTTCTGGATGCAAATATTTTCAAAGGTATAATAGACTTAAATATATATTTAGAGGTGAAGTATAAGTTAAAGATTTTGGAAACTATCAAGGTTCCATACAAAAACCTACCGATACATTCCTTGCTTTAATACAAAATCAAGGTAAGTTTCATGGTGAGTTGATTTGTGCAGCGGCTTTAAAATACCGCGAAATCGGTATCTCGGGATTTTAAATTCCTGATTTTTATATAACAAGTATACTTGCAAGTATACTTGACAGTTAAATAAAAAAGCTTTACAATTGACATAATAGGAGGTATGACGGATGCCGCAGATATCCTTATATGTAAAAGAAAGTCATTTTGAAAAAATTGAAAAAGCCGCCAAAAGTGCAAACAAATCTATTTCAAGCTGGGTCTTGGAAAAAATTCTTCCTCAAATTGAGCCTTCCTACTCCAAAGAATTTATAGATCTTTTCGGCTCGATAGATGATAAAACCTTTAAAAGACCGGAACAGCTGAAATGGGAAGAAGACAGCCTTAGGGAGTTCTTATAATGTATTATTTGGACACAAATATCTGTATTTATTTTTTAAACGGAAAATATCAATCCATCAAAAATAAAATTTTGTCTATTCCTCCTTCCAAGATAAGGCTTCCGGCAATTGTAAAGGCTGAACTTTTATTGGGTGCATATAAGAGCATCAAAAAGAAAGAGAATCTGAAAAGACTTGAAGTATTTTTTAAAGAATTTGAAGCTGAGCCTTTTTCGGATGAAGCGGCATACACCTATGCAGACATCCGTTCAAAGCTGGAAAAAAACGGTATCATTATCGGGCCCAACGATTTACTTATAGCGTCAATAGTCTTATACAATAACGGAATATTGGTAACGAATAATACAAAAGAATTTAAAAGAATAAAAGCTCTTAAACTCGAAAACTGGATTGACGAATCCGGTATCAAAGGTTAAAATGCTTTTATGCAAATTCAAAAAAGAACGGAAGGCCGTAATTTATTTTTAATTTATTTCGGTACAATCACTTCGCTGATAGGAGATGAGATAGGAAGCGTAGCCCTTTCTATCTGGGTTGCTCTTCAAACCGATAATCCTGTAAATTTTGCCCTTGTTTATTCTGCAGCCAAATTTTCAAGAATTGTTTTTTCGCTCTTTTCGGGTTCAATTGTAGACAGCTTTAATAAAAAAAAGCTCTTATACTTAAGCGACTTGGCTCAGTTTGTTCTAAATATTTTTATTCTATTTTTAATTACGGTAAATTTAAATTTTAACTTAAAGGTATTTTTGTTTTGCCTTATAAGTGTTTCGCAAGGCTTTTGCCTATCCCTCTTTAAACCGGCAAGCAGGGCAATTTTACCCGAAATAATAAATAAAGAAAATTTAAAAAAGGCCAATTCGGTTTTGGAAATGAGCAGGAGCTTAATTTCGATGCTTGCCCTTATCTTTGCGGCAGGGCTTGTGATGCTCTTAGGCTGCGAGCTCTGTATTTTAATCAATGCTCTAAGTTTTTTTATATCGGCCCTATCCGAAATTTTTATCCGCTATAATTTTAAAAAGAAAGATGAACAAAAGAAAACCGATTCAAGGTTAAAAAAAATCTTCGACGGTTACCGCTATGTTTTAGGCGAAAAAGAACTTTTAAGTCTAGCCTTGCTGGCTTCATGTTTAAACTTTTTTTGTACACCTATTTTTTCGAATATACTTACCTATCAGTTTAAGACGGTTTTTACGCTTAATTGGCAGACAGGTTTTGCTTTTATAAATAATTTTTTAAAAGACGAAAAATCTTTTTTAACTCTTTTTTCTTCAATTTGTTTTTTCTCCATAGGAATAGGGAATATACTGGGTAGCCTTGCATCCCAAAAAGTTTCAGGTAAAAATGTAAAATTATTTACTTTGATTTTGCAGTCTCTTTCTTTTTTAATCTTGGGCGTTTATTTTTATTTTTTAAAAGAAAAAAACTTTTTATTTAATGTAATTTTACTTGGCAGTATTGTAAGCTTATCCGCCCTATCGGCGGGTTTTAGTATGGGACTCTTTAATGTCCATGTAACAAGCCTTTACCAAAAAAAAGTAGTCCCCGAATTTTCAGGAAGATTTTTTGCTTTTAATACAGTGCTGATTCAAATATCCTCACCGATAGGCATGCTTATCGGAAGCAGCATAGCCGCAACAGGAATTTTCTATCCGGTCTTTCTTTTTGCAGGATGCTTTTTATGTCTCCTAGCCTTTTTTAATATGACAAGACTTAAATAAAAAATTAGGAGAAAAACAAAATACTATCCAAATGGAATAATTAAAGTCTTGTCCTTCTCCTAATATAAACTTCAAAATAAAGAAATCTAATTTTAATTCTTTTTATCTAACACCTTCTTTTTAAAAGTTCTAAATTCAAAGAAGAGAAAAACAATTGCACAGGTATTTAAAACGGTCAAAATTATTGGGAGCTTACTCGGTCTTTTGGTTTTGATTCGTTTCGGTTTTGCTGCAGAAGCCTCGGAAGCGGCTTCGGAAGATTCGACTTCTTTTGAAGTTTCTTCTTCTGACATTTCTTCTCCGCTTGCTTCCCAATAAGCGACATGGCCTGCCCCGTCAGAAGCTTCTGCCGACATTACTTTAAGAGAGGGATCAAAGCGGTAAAAACCCTTATTGTCTACCTCACCTTCTTGAATTACATCAAAGCCTCCGTCGGAATAAAGGATGACCTTCGTGCCGGGTGTAAAGCCTCCGCCGTCATACTGCACCTGAAAAACTCCGGGCTCTACAAGTTCCAAAAACATTGCATGAGAAAAAGCTGCAAGGCTTACAACAAATAAAAACAATAACGTAAAAGCATATTTTTTCATAATTTACCTTCTATGATAAAAATCAAATTAATTAAGATTTTTTTTATAAATTCCTTTTAAACCAGTCGGGTCTCGCCTTCATCATGAGCTTGACGGCAAAGCCGGTAATTACAGCCTCGACTGCCATGACCACGGAGTGAGAAACAAAGAGGGCTATAAAAGTTTCCTTTGCAAAACTTCCTCCCGTCATAAGAAGAACCGACAAAACCAAAACAACAAAGATTACGGAAAGAGCACCTATAACCATTCCCTTTAAAAGCACATTATCGCTTTTCCAATTATAAAAAATAATTGCCGACAATATTGAAGAAACGGAAAGCATCAGGGTGTTGGCTCCGAGAGTTGTAATCCCGCCGTGCTGGAACAAGAGAGCTTGCAGCAGCAGGGCAGGAAAAAACGCAAGGGGAGCCTTACGCCCGACAATAATCCCTATCAGACCGCACATGAGCGGATGAACCGAGCTCGGCGGTATCGGAATCATAATTAACGAAATAGCAAAAAAAGTTCCCGCCATAAGACTTATCTTCGGGATATCCTCTTCTTTTGTTCCCTTGACGGCAAACGCAATTCCTACAGCACTGGCCGCATAACCCACGGCACAAACCGCCGTCGATAATCCTCCATCGGATATATGCATAACTCCTCCTATACCCTATAACAATAAATGTAAGGCATCTTCAACAGAACGCGGGGCCGGATTTTTATGGCCGAAAAGCCTTGCAAGTTTAGGCATAATGATGCCGGCCCTTTGCAGCACCTCTGCATTATTAAAAACGCTCACGGCCTCCCCTCCAGCAACCAGCTCTCCCTCGTTCATCACATAAACATTATCGGCCCACTCATAACAAAAATCCTGATCATGGGTCGAAAAAATAATCGTCTTTCCTTCCTTGGAAAAATCATCCAAGATAGTTTTAAAGGCAGATTTTACCTTGCTGTCAAGCCCTGAAAAGGGCTCATCGCATACGATGATTTCAGGCTCCATAACAAGGACGCCTGCTATGGCACAAATCTTCTTTTGCCCCAAGCTAAGCTGATAGGGCGAATAATCCTTTAAGTGCTCAATATTAAGCTTTTTTAAGATACGGTTTACGGCTGCTTCTATTTCTTCCCTATCCATACCTAAGTTCTTTAGACCGAAACCGATGTCCTCGTAGACGCTTGTCAAAAAAAGCTGATGATCGGGATAATCGAACAAGAAACCCGATTTTTTTCTTATCGAATTTAAACTCTTTTTAGAAACATCCTCTCCCAAAATGCTGACCCTTCCCGTTTGAGGCAAAATTGTTCCGTTAAGATGATAAAGAAGGGTTGACTTGCCGGAACCGTTTAGACCGACTACTGCTGTCTTTTTTCCTTTTTCAAAATGAGCATTTATACTGTGTATTGCATTCCTTCCGTCGGGATAGGTATAGGATAAATTTTCGATTAAAACAGCCATGGTATCTCCATAAATCTTTCTATTAGTGTAAGACTCGCAAAGAGCAAAACAAAGAAGACAAGAAGGCCTATATAAAGGGGCGAGGCAATTTTTTCAGGCTTAAATTTGGTTTCGGATGTAAAGCCCCGAGCCCTCATAGCATTATAAACCTTGTCGCCGTGATCCGCCGCCTTCAAAAAAAAGCCGCCTATCATTTCGCCGTAGGTTGAAACCTTTGCAAAGGTTCGGGCATTATCAAAACAGCGGGCATTCATCGCCTTTGCGGTCTTGTCTATATCTGTCCTTACCATAAAGAAATATCTAAAGGTAAGGGAAATAATTTGATTTAAAAAATTGGGAAGGCCGAGCTTCATCACGCCTTCGACCAAATAAAGGTAAGAATATTTTGAAGAAATAAATGAAATCGTCATCATCGCACACATGAGGCGTAGGATTAGCTTTGCAGAAAAATATCTTTGCTCTATCGGCACATTGTAAAAACCGCGGATAAAAAATGGTAGCAAAACCATTATCACAAAGGGCATCACACCCAAAACCGATTTTAAGTTTTTAATTCTTTCAGGCGAAAAAATCAAGATCATTGAAATAACTATAAGAACCCAGAGTATTAAAACTTCTATATGCTTAACGCTCGAAAGATAAAACAAAAAAAAGAAAAGAATGTATAAAGTTATGTGAGGCGTCTTTTTTAATCCATCCATGATTTTAAAGTCCTTGTAACCAGCTCTTTACTTTATAGCACTTTTGGAAGATAAAGACAAGGGGTTCGGTTAAAATCGGACATCCTTGTTTCTCTCCCCTAATTTATAATTTCTCGATTTCTTCAACGGGAAGGCCTGTAACTTGTACAATCTTTTGGATTGGATCTCCAAGCTGCTTTAATAGTTTTGCAGTTTCAAGTTTATTTTGGTATGCACCTTGATCAAGCCCCTCTCGATAACCTACATGTTTCCATGAGGCTTTGTCGTGTTCATATTTCATTCGGTTTTCATAGAGCCATTTTTCTTTAGGGCTCATTTCCATTACTTGTATTGCCGCATCGGCTTTTGCAATCATAGGAGATTCTTGTGCCAGCATCTTTCTTACCTCCGGGTCATAGGTTTCAATAAATTTCAGCCAATTATAAAGTTTCTTTTTCTTTTCATCATGCTCAATATTTTCTTGATCTTTAACCTTGGCTAGGTTTAAAAAGTGGATTTCAAGCTCATCGGAAAGCTTATCGTGTAAATGTTTTTCAACTACATTATACTCGCTGTGAAGAAGATTGTTTAAATCAAAGCCTTCACCCACTATGTTTATTGTAATACATTTAGGCAGTTTTGTATACACTTCACTTGTTTTTAGATTTTCCGTGTACATTTTGGCCCAATAAAAAATAGTTCGTTGAGCAAACTCACTGTTCCACCTATTCTGAATTTCTATGTCAATAATTGTGTTGTTCTTTAGGCGTAATTTTACGTCTAAAATACCTGTTTTATCGCTTATAGCATCCTTATGAAACTCCTTATCAAGAAGTTCCAAGCAGGCGATGGTCTCAGACGGAATATCCAGTATACATTCCAAAAAATCCTGTAGAATATCTTTGTTCTCTTCAGATCCAAATACCCTCTTAAATGCGTAGTCGTTTCGTAGGGTAATGTTAAAAAGTTTTTCCATTTTTACCTCTTCAATAACTTTTTTAAAAGAAGAAAAATTTCCCCCTTTCATAATTATTGTATGAAGAGTTTGCAATAAATAGTAAAATTTGAAAAAAGAATTTTGGAAAATACGAATGTTGAAAAGTTCGAATGCCGAACGATAGGAAGTACGAATGTCAAGTGCCGAATGTCGAACTTCGTACTTCGCCATTCGCACTTTAACATTCGCTCTTTTTTCTTTCTGCAATTGAAAATTTTTAACCTCTGTGCTATTATATAGCTATGAAAAGTTTAACCCCCTCATTAAAACAGCTTTTAAAAGCTCTTATTATTGTTTTGTCGGTATCGGTTTTTGTTGCCGGTTGTAAAAAAAATGAACAAGGCTTGCAAAATGCAATGGATGATATTGAAAGCGTAAGCTACGGAGCCTTAAAGCGGCTTGAGCCTATCAATGTAATTTTTAAGGAAGAAATAAAAAATCCCGAAAACCTCGAAAAGGCCTGCGTTTTTAATCCCAAGCCCACAGGAGAATGGAAGATAATAGGTAAAAATCAAATAAGCTTTATCCCCTCATCGGCCTATAATTTTAAGACTGACCTAAACTTGGATTTGGATGTAGGCCTCCTCTTAGAAAACACCGAAAAGAAAAAGACTGTAAGTCTTACATTCAGCATAGCCCAGCCTGAATTTACTTTTTTATCGGGTGAACTCATTCCTGACGAAAGAAGAGAAAATATTTTTAGATTTGAGGGTATAGGCGAAACGGATATCCCTGAAAACTTATCTTCAATAGAGAAGATGCTTACAGCCGATTTAAAGTTTGGAAGTACTAAGTCGAACCCGGCAATAAAGGTAAGTCAAGGACCAAATTCCAATCAATATAAGATCATCATAAAAGAAATAAGCAGGAAAAAAGAAGTGCAGCATTTAAATATCTCATGGGATCTGGCAGCCCTCGGAGGAGCCGGAGGAGACTCCAGGGGTTTTACTGTTGCTGCCCAGTCTGTTTTTCAGGTAACTTCCTTTTCTCAAGAAACCGGAAGCGAAATAAGTGTAAACTTTTCGGATGCTCTCGACCCGTCACAAGATTTAAGGGGTTTTATAAGAATTGCTTCTTCTCCCGAAATTCCTTTTAGATACAGCATCGACGGATACAAGCTTAAAATCTTTTCGCAAAGCGGAATTTTTCCCGACGATACAAAGATATCGATTCTTCCCGGAATAAAAAACTCAAGAGGAAAAAAGCTTGAAGCTGAGGCTAATTTTTCTATTATGGTTGCTTGGGAAAAACCTATCATACGCTTTACAAAGACCGGAAACATTTTACCGCCAAAAGATATGCAGGTAATTGTTTCTACAACAAACATAAACGGACTCATGCTTGAAGCATTTCAAATTTACGATAAGAACATGACGCAATTTCTTCAGGTAAACAGCATAGAAGGAAACCGAGAACTAAACCGTGTAGGAGAACCTGTTTGGAGACAAAGTTTTGATTTTGAATGGAACAACTCGATGAAGAATAAAACTATTCATCGCTCACTCGATATAAGTAAACTGATAAAAAAATTCCCCGGAGGAATGTTCGAGCTTCGTGCGAGCTTTACAAAAAAACACAGTATGTACCAATCTCCTTCAAAGAATAACGAGTTTGCACACCTTCCATTCCCCAAGGACATAAGCGAACTTGAAAACTTTAAAAACATTGAAACAGATTATTGGAACACTTCGGAGATAGAAGACGAGGATAGATACAACTTTTGGCAGCATAGAGAAAACCCGAATCATCCGGCCTTCTACCTCCCTTCTTACAGTAAATACTGTATGGCGACGAAGAAAGTTCTGGTTTCTAACATAGGCCTATCTGCAAAAAAAGACAGAGACGGTAAACTCTATATAAGCGCCGCCGACTTATTGACGGCAGAACCTATGAGCGGAGTCAAGATAAGCTTATTCAACTTTGCTCAAAAAGAATTGGAGTCCGGAAAAACCGACAGCGACGGACTTTTGATGCTCAAAAACGAAAACCAAGCATTCCTTATCAAAGCCGAAAAAAACGGAGATGTCAACTGGCTTCCCCTTAATTCCGATATACTTTCTACAAGTCACTTTCAGGTAGAAGGCGAATCTTCAAAAAAAGGAGTCAAGGGCTATATTTACGGGGAGCGCGGAGTTTGGCGGCCCGGTGACGATATTCACCTTGTATTTATCTTACAGGATTTGGAAAAGAACCTCCCAAAAGACTATCCCATTAAATTCTACCTTGAAGACCCCTTAGGCAAAAAAACGGAGTCCAAGGTCTTTACCTCTTCGGTGGACGGTTTTTATAGAATAGATACTAAAACTAATCCTCAAGACAAGACCGGCACTTGGTATGCAAGGGTTACCGCCGGAGGAAAAACTTGGTCTAAGAGCATAAAGGTTGAAGCCATTGTGCCCAACCGTCTTTTTGTAAATCTTAATCCAAAAGCAAAATATTTTTCGGAAGGATACAATCCGGCTGTAATCGGAGGCGAATGGCTCCACGGAGCTAAGGCCTCAAATCTAAAGGCCGAGATTTCCGCCCGCTATGTCTTAAACAGAAATCCATTTGAAAATTATAAAAACTATAATTTTATAAATCCCGAGCTAAGCGTAAGCCAAGATCAAAATCAAATTTGGGAAGGAAATTTAGACGATTCGGGAAAGGCCGATATAAATCTTTATCTTTCCACGGAAGCTAAATCTCCCGGAAAATTAAAGGCTGTTTTTGAAACAAGGATATACGAACCTTCCGGTGCCTTCTCTATGGAAAACAAGGTCTTCGATTATTCTCCTTATTCCCGTTATGTCGGAATGCAGATTCCTAAAAGCGATGACGAATACCGCGAGATGCTTTATACGGGAAAAGATCAGAGTTTAAATTTTGCGGTTGTAGACCCTGAGGGAAACCCGATACAAGAAAATGTAAACTTAAATGTTAGCCTTTATAAACTCGAGTGGTATTGGTGGTGGGAAAAAGATGAAGAAACAGCCAACTATACAAACTCAATACATACCCGTCATGTAAGGGACTGGAGCATATCGGCAAAAGACGGAAAGGCAAGGCTGAACATAAAGGTAGACAACGGAAGCTGGGGCCGATATTTGATTATGGTTTCGGATCCGAGCGGCGGACACAGCTCTGCTCAGGTTGTATACTTTGACTGGGAAGGCTGGGCAAGCCGAAGAACAACTGATGAGTCAAGCGATTCAATCATAATGCTCACAACCGACAAAGCAAAATACTATGCAGACGAAACGGCCGAAATTACCTTCCCCGGTTATGAGGGTGCAAGGGCACTCATCACGGTCGAAAAAAACGGCAAGGTTTTAAAACAAGAATGGGTAAAATCTAAGGGGAAGATTTTTTCGTACAAAATAAAACTGGATCCTTCTATGGCACCGAATATCTACGCGCATGTAAGTTTAATACAGGAGCACAGCCAGACAAAAAACAGCCTCCCCATAAGAATGTACGGTATAACACCGGTAATGATAGAAAACAAATTATCCCGCCTAAGTCCCGTCATAAATACGGAACAAAGCTTTGAACCTAACAGCAAGGTTTCATTTACGGTAAGCGAAGAAAAGGGAAGACCTATGACCTTTACGGTTGCCGTTGTAGACGAGGGCTTACTTGGACTTACAGCCTTTTATACGGGCAATCCTTGGGACAGCTTTTATAAAAAAGAATCTTCACAAATTGCCTCTTGGGATATTTACAAATACGTAATCGGAGCTCACAGCGGAATGATAGAGTCGATTCTTTCGGTAGGAGGAGGAGGCTTTATAGACAATAAGACCTCAAAGAATGCGGAACGCTTTAAACCGATAGTATACTTTTTCGGCCCCTTCGAAATCAAGGCAAAGGAAAAGAAAACAATCGAATTCGATCTTCCGCAATACATCGGAGCCTTGCGCATCATGGCAGTTGCAGGCAAGGACGGAGCCTACGGTATAAAGGAAGAAACCGTAAAGGTAAAAAGCGATCTTATCGTAATGCCGACCCTTCCCCGCACCATGGGCATAGGAGAAACAATAGAGGTTCCCGTAACGGTTTTTAACGGAACCTCTTCCGAAAAAAAAGTAAGGGTAGTTTTAAAGAGCGAGGGAGCCGTAAACTCAAACGAAACAAAAGAAGTCAGCATCCCTGCAAATTCCGATTCTTCCGTTTTCTTTACGGTAAAAACGGATAAGGGAGGCATTGCAAAATTTACGGCGGAAGCTTCAGCTTCAGGCATTTCAAAAACGGCAAAGGCCGTAACCGAAATCGATGTACTTTCACGCGGAACACCCTACTCTACGGTTGAGCTTATAAATATCGAAGCCGGAAAGACTTTTGCAAAAACTCTTCCGCTAAAAGGCGAAAACGGAACAAAGAGTTTAAGCGTCGAAATATCCCAAATGCCGGCCCTCGGCCTTGAAAACCGGTTGGCCTATCTTTTGGGCTATCCTTACGGCTGCATAGAGCAGATAACTTCCAAGGCCTTCCCGCAATTATATCTAAACACTATAACGGCCTTAGACCAAACCGAAATCGACAGGGCTAAGAGCAATGTAAACTCGGTTCTGGACCGCTACATAAACTATCAGCTCAGGTCGGGCGGATTCAGCTATTGGCCTGACGGAGGATATGAAAGCGCATGGGCTACAAACTACGCAGGACACTTTATGGTAGAAGCCAAAAAGGCAGGTTACGAAGTAAACGACAGCATTTATCAAAGCTGGCTTTCCCATCAAACCGAAACGGCTAAGAACTGGGCAGGAACCTTCGCAGACAGCATGGAAACTCAAGCCTACCGCCTCTACACTCTTGCCCTCGCAGGCAAACCCGAAATAGGAGCGATGAACCGCTTAAAAAATATGGAGCAAAGCCTTAACTCGGTATCAAAGGCCTTCCTTGCAAACGCTTACAGCCTTGCAGGACACAGCAGTACAGCCAAGACCATGCTCGAAAAACTATACGAGCCGACAAGTGTTTACAGAAGCACAGGAGGAAACTTTTCGTCGAATATCAGAGACCTCGCCTTAATATTAAATGCCTACACCACGGTCGGCGAAACCTCAAAGACGACAAACCTTATTTCGAAGCTTGCAAAAATTTCTTCAAGCAATGAGTGGCTTTCGACACAGGAAACGGCTTGGCTTCTTTTAGCCCTCGCTCCTCACTACGCTTTTGATAAGAACAAGAGCATAAGTTACGAAATTGTAACCGAAGCAAATGTCATCAAAGATAAATTAAACAATACTTCAAAACTTCATAAGATTCCTGTAAATACCGAGACGGCAAAAAAGATCGAAATTAAAAATACGGGAAACGCACCTATCTTTGCAGCAATCAACACAGCAGGAAGGCTTAACCCCGGAAGCGAAACACGGATTGAAGAAAACTTAAAGCTCGATATTGTCTATAAAAATGAGGACGGGCAGGAAGTTTCTCCTGAAGCTCTTAAAAAAGGACAGAGGTTTAAGATGAGTGTAAGAGTTCACAATAAGACTCAAGGAGCTCTTGAAAACCTTACCCTTTCAATCCCCATCCCGACAGGCTGGGAGATTACAAACACAAGGCTCGGAGGAGATGACGATACGGATT
This genomic window contains:
- a CDS encoding alpha-2-macroglobulin, with the translated sequence MKSLTPSLKQLLKALIIVLSVSVFVAGCKKNEQGLQNAMDDIESVSYGALKRLEPINVIFKEEIKNPENLEKACVFNPKPTGEWKIIGKNQISFIPSSAYNFKTDLNLDLDVGLLLENTEKKKTVSLTFSIAQPEFTFLSGELIPDERRENIFRFEGIGETDIPENLSSIEKMLTADLKFGSTKSNPAIKVSQGPNSNQYKIIIKEISRKKEVQHLNISWDLAALGGAGGDSRGFTVAAQSVFQVTSFSQETGSEISVNFSDALDPSQDLRGFIRIASSPEIPFRYSIDGYKLKIFSQSGIFPDDTKISILPGIKNSRGKKLEAEANFSIMVAWEKPIIRFTKTGNILPPKDMQVIVSTTNINGLMLEAFQIYDKNMTQFLQVNSIEGNRELNRVGEPVWRQSFDFEWNNSMKNKTIHRSLDISKLIKKFPGGMFELRASFTKKHSMYQSPSKNNEFAHLPFPKDISELENFKNIETDYWNTSEIEDEDRYNFWQHRENPNHPAFYLPSYSKYCMATKKVLVSNIGLSAKKDRDGKLYISAADLLTAEPMSGVKISLFNFAQKELESGKTDSDGLLMLKNENQAFLIKAEKNGDVNWLPLNSDILSTSHFQVEGESSKKGVKGYIYGERGVWRPGDDIHLVFILQDLEKNLPKDYPIKFYLEDPLGKKTESKVFTSSVDGFYRIDTKTNPQDKTGTWYARVTAGGKTWSKSIKVEAIVPNRLFVNLNPKAKYFSEGYNPAVIGGEWLHGAKASNLKAEISARYVLNRNPFENYKNYNFINPELSVSQDQNQIWEGNLDDSGKADINLYLSTEAKSPGKLKAVFETRIYEPSGAFSMENKVFDYSPYSRYVGMQIPKSDDEYREMLYTGKDQSLNFAVVDPEGNPIQENVNLNVSLYKLEWYWWWEKDEETANYTNSIHTRHVRDWSISAKDGKARLNIKVDNGSWGRYLIMVSDPSGGHSSAQVVYFDWEGWASRRTTDESSDSIIMLTTDKAKYYADETAEITFPGYEGARALITVEKNGKVLKQEWVKSKGKIFSYKIKLDPSMAPNIYAHVSLIQEHSQTKNSLPIRMYGITPVMIENKLSRLSPVINTEQSFEPNSKVSFTVSEEKGRPMTFTVAVVDEGLLGLTAFYTGNPWDSFYKKESSQIASWDIYKYVIGAHSGMIESILSVGGGGFIDNKTSKNAERFKPIVYFFGPFEIKAKEKKTIEFDLPQYIGALRIMAVAGKDGAYGIKEETVKVKSDLIVMPTLPRTMGIGETIEVPVTVFNGTSSEKKVRVVLKSEGAVNSNETKEVSIPANSDSSVFFTVKTDKGGIAKFTAEASASGISKTAKAVTEIDVLSRGTPYSTVELINIEAGKTFAKTLPLKGENGTKSLSVEISQMPALGLENRLAYLLGYPYGCIEQITSKAFPQLYLNTITALDQTEIDRAKSNVNSVLDRYINYQLRSGGFSYWPDGGYESAWATNYAGHFMVEAKKAGYEVNDSIYQSWLSHQTETAKNWAGTFADSMETQAYRLYTLALAGKPEIGAMNRLKNMEQSLNSVSKAFLANAYSLAGHSSTAKTMLEKLYEPTSVYRSTGGNFSSNIRDLALILNAYTTVGETSKTTNLISKLAKISSSNEWLSTQETAWLLLALAPHYAFDKNKSISYEIVTEANVIKDKLNNTSKLHKIPVNTETAKKIEIKNTGNAPIFAAINTAGRLNPGSETRIEENLKLDIVYKNEDGQEVSPEALKKGQRFKMSVRVHNKTQGALENLTLSIPIPTGWEITNTRLGGDDDTDSEDKRNTKRLYDFQDLRDTHIYTHFALDGYGTKAFEFTGTVTYGGEYYIPAIFAEAMYDYAYRAIHPGTRVKAFE